The Helianthus annuus cultivar XRQ/B chromosome 11, HanXRQr2.0-SUNRISE, whole genome shotgun sequence region gacgaaaacggtgcttcaatttgggtgtttaaacttccaattaacaaaaatcaagtcgtttggagTACCGTTTCCAGGTAAGTTTTACGTCAATCGACTCGTATCaccgttctgatcaaaagccctaaaacatttgtttgtaattcggaaaaaaacctAACTcggttaagtttttttaacgggggaccaatggagaaaaaataggtgaaaggttgGACTGGCAGGGGGAATATTCAAAGGTGGGACTGCCAATGACCAATGACGTCTAGATGAGATTATTACAGACCAAGTTCCCTTCTTCTTTTGATGTAATAGTTGGGTTTAATTATcggaaaattacaaaaatatacaatGTTAACCTAAAATCTTTCCAATATAGACATCACTTTTCAGCCGTTTCCTAAGGGTGAGAGGGGcatcccctaagaggggagtcccctctcttacgcataaccaatcctcgtgtgccacgtcaactcccctcttaaactcctctcacaccctcaatttgatggcgccactcccctcttaactccccttgtttttttattcaaaaaaaaaaaggaaaaggttttgattggttgaaaatcaGGCTGGCCCACCATCTCCCCCTCTCCTTCATCGGTGACTTCTCCCCGCTGCCACTCACCGAATTGGGTCACCgcagggatggcggcggtgttcccgctcggggaATAGGGTCACCGAAATGCCTCCCCGCTGGTGCCCCGGACCCCCTAAGTGGTCTTAGCCATCACGGAAACAGTGTAGGCTTAGCCGTCTCAAGCATTAAGTCGTCTAGCCACCTAGAAAAATTGTAGGCAAAAAATCATAGCCGATTTAGCCGCCTTGCAAAAAGTGTAGACTTAGCCGTCTCGGCCATTCAGTCGTCTAGCCACCTCGTAAAAAGTGTAGGCTAAATCATAGTCATCTCGGCTGTCTCGCTAAAGTGTAGGTTAAATCCTAGCCGTCTTAGCCGATGGAGCTGATGTGGCAGCTTTTGATTGGTGGAAACAAGGCTGACTACTTTGGTGAAGGCTAAATAGGGATGTCATGTCTAATTCTATATTGTAAAGTGTTTGGTCAACGATGTCTATTTTCGTAATTTTCCCTTTAATTAATTACTATAACTATGGTTGGTTCGTAATTAATCTATATTGTAAAGTGCATCCATTCTTATGAACCAACCATAGTTATCGACAGCGGCCATAGCGACCGCTATCGCGAATAGCGTGGCGAGGCGAGACATGGTCGCTATATGGTGTATAGCGTGAAAATAGTGGATTCCGACGACGACTTCCGGCCGGAAACCTGCAATTTCTGCCGGAAACTTGCCGGAAACTTGCTGGAAACTATGAAGAAGAAGAGCGGCTGCGTTTTTGTTGCGTTTGAGCCTTTCTAGGGTTAAATAAGTTTATggattttaacatttaacccctctatctttcatTAGGTTACATTTAGTCATTAAAACTTGTAAAATTtacataaaaagtataaaattagtttgtgtattttaacatttaacccccctATTTTCACTAGCttacatttggtccttaaacttATAAATTTATACATAAAAGGTATAAAACTAACGTTATACATATAAAAAAAGTTTTGTAGATAgctattttttatttcttaaatttttaacTACCTTATCGCTAAACACGAAATAGCGGGCGCTGTttcatcgctatcgctacgtagcatatagttacgttgtcgctattcgctatcgataactatggAACCAACTGCAATGCAGCTTGTATGATTTATACCGAATTCGTTTTAGTGTGTTTGATCGATTCGGTTTCTGTTTGGCTCACAAATTTTTAAAACTTCAGGTGTGTGCTTATTATATAAATGACTGCAATACCAGCTTCCAACAGCTGCTATTGCCATGTGCAATTGGTTAATCAGGGGATCACACCACACAATCTCAGCTTCTCAACATCTGTTTCTATTCAGAACCTAGTTACGCATGAACGCAGGCCGCATAAAATCGTTAAATTTCACAGGTTTCATGTTCAGATGCAGCAGACAGGATCACCAATGAAACCCGGCACCAACGGTCAACTGTCAAAGGTTTACACAAATGGTCGGCCGATATTGGGAAGCAAAGGTCAACCGATCACCATGGTTCCCATACATGAGGCGGTGAATAATAAACCGCTGTCAAAACAAAGATCACAAACTGCGAATGGACCGATACGAATCGGTAACGGAACAAGTCTTGTTAAACGAGAAGTCACACCGCCGCTAATTAAGTCCGTAGGAGTTAAACAGCATACGGGATTCCCACCGTCTGAAGAGTATAAGGTCTTGCCTTCGGATGAAAGTTTCCGATGGGCAAATGAGAATTATAACTCGGTACAACGATCAATAGACGTGTGGTCTTTTGTTCTTTCGTTGCGCGTTCGTGTTCTGTTAGACAATGCAAAGTGGACGTATCCCGGTTCTTTCACAGAGGAAAAACAGGTTTAAAATTTGAATGTCTAATCTGAATAATCTTGGGTTTCTGCAGTTCTGCTATCAGTTAACAAACTTTTGTATACGTATTTAGAAAAACCGAAGAAGAAAAACAGCTTCGTGGGTAAGAGAACGCGTGCTTCAACTCGGCCCGACTTTTATAAAACTCGGCCAGTTATTCTCGTCAAGATCGGATTTATTTCCGCATGAATTTGTCGATGAACTCGCCAAATTACAGGTATAGGCTCACTTCTCTGTGGATTCTAATGTTTTATCGcagttattattaatattattattattattattattattattattattattattattattattattattattattattattattgtggcAATCATATGGTTCAGGACAGAGTGCCAGCCTTCACAGCGGCAAAAGCAAAAGGTTTTATCGAGAAAGAATTAGGGGCTCCAGTTGATGTACTCTTTAGGGAATTCGAAGAACAACCGATTGCAGCTGCTAGTCTCGGTCAGGTGAATCCTGTCTTTTtaatcgttttttttttaaatctaattAATTAGTTCAAATGGATATCTTTTACTTTTGATATGGTCATATGGATTTGATGAAGATTTTTGTTTAGGTGCATCGTGCGATATTACATAACGGGGAGAAAGTAGTCATTAAAGTTCAAAGACCTGGATTGAAGAAACTTTTTGACATCGATTTACGTTGGTGTCGTTTATTCGTTTGTTCGTTTATGTTATTGTTACTATTTTGTGTTCTCTACAGTGATTCATACATACACTCTTTTTATTCAGGAAATTTAAAGTTAGTTGCAGAGTATTTTCAAAGAAGTGAAACTCTTGGTGGCCCCACAAGGGACTGGATGGGTGTCTACGATGAATGTAAAAAGTAAGTTTCCGTTATTTATCTGTGATCACAAATTCACAATCGTAAGTTGATTAATTAGTTTTCGGTTGCATTTTGTTTGTAGGATCTTGTACCAGGAGATTGATTATATACATGAAGGGAAAAACGCTGATAGATTCCGTCGAGATTTTCGTAATATAAAGTGGGTCCGAGTGCCTGTATGTTTCTTCCCCGACTCTTCATTAATTATTAATAAACTTGGTTACAATGCAGTTTGTAGTAGTAATGTACAGAGAACTTAAGGAAGAAGaaataaagagtaaaatgccatttttcgtccctgaggtttggcaagttttgcgacttttgtccaaatgttcgtttttccgcatctgggtccaaaaggtttgaaatattgccattttcatccggcttgttaactccatccatttttctccgtcaagtcaggggtatttttttgtcttttttgttaacttaaagggcagttcggtctttttcaggggtattcggttTTTTTACATATAGTGtaaaagaccgaattgccttttaagttagcaaaaaagacggaaataccgctgacttaatggagaaaaatggatggagttaacaagccggatgaaaatggcaagacgtcaaaccttttggatccaaatgcgaaaaaacaaacctttggacaaaagtcgcaaaacgatcaaacctcagggacgaaaatgacatttttacTCAAAAATAAGTGTCATGGtattctgattttttttttttaattcaaaattTTTACCGTGCAGCAAGTATTCTGGGATTATACTGCAACCAAGGTGCTAACGTTGGAGTATGTTCCAGGTTTCAATCGAAACTCAGTTACTCGTTAAAAGTTAAAACTATGCAATCTATTACTTATAAGTGAGTTTGTGTTAAAAATGTATGTTAAACAGGCATTAAAATCAATAACTTAGATGCGATAAAACAAAGGGGTTACAGTCGATCCCGAATATCTACACATGCCATTGAATCATACTTGATACAGGTTTAGGACATATATTTATTATTCATCATTTTAActtatttttaattaaattgtCATAAAATACGTATAACGTCTGCAGATACTGAAAACCGGTTTCTTTCATGCTGATCCTCATCCTGGAAATCTTGCTATTGATGTTGATGAATCGTTAATCTACTACGATTTTGGTATGATGGGGGAGATTAAGTCGTTAACAAGAGAAAGATTGATGGATCTTTTTTATGCAATTTATGAAAAAGATGCAAAAAAGGTTTGAAattgtgtaatttttttaagctttcttataggcaaattggatttaaataatcccaactcactgttattggccaataataatcccaaattcccaactcatttaatcaccaataataatccgaactattcacttttgtttgtaaaatactcccagttaaaaaaacactaactaggttaaaaatttgctgatgtggcttgccacgtcacctgccacatcagTTGCCACACAATCGAAAAATGCCACGagactgccacatcagctgccatgtcatcaaaaatgccacgtagactgccacatcagctaaaagggccacatcagatgccacatcagcaaatttttaacctagttagtgtttttttaactgagagtattttacaaacaaaagtgaatatttcggattattattggtgattaaatgagttgggattattattggccaataacagtgagttgggattatttaaatccaatttgccctTTCTTATACCGTAAAGTAATGAAAACGTAATTAGCTAATTTAGTATTTCATACCGTGCAGGTTATGAACAGTTTGATAAGCCTTGAAGCACTAAAGCCTACTGGAGACATGTCATCAGTACgcaaaagataattatatttttgagtaaaatgccattttcgtccctgaggtttggccagttttgcgactttcgtccagaggtttgtttttccgcatcgggatccaaaaggtttgaaatcttgccattttcatccggctcgttaactccatccattttttccgTTGCGTcaagggtattttcgtcttttttgttaacataaagggcaattcggtctttttcacatTATGCTGCTAAATGCTTCGACATAAAATGATAAAGTGAAAAAGatcaaattgccctttaagttaacaaaaaagacgaaaatacccttgacttaacggagaaaaacggatggagttaacgagctggatgaaaatggcaagatttcaaaccttttggatctagatgcggaaaaacaaacctttggacgaaaatggcattttactctattttaCCATCTTAGATTAAATCCTGCACATTTGTTCATCATACCTGATTCTATATTTCAATGATAGGTTAGGAGAtctattcagttctttttggatAATTCGCTAAATCAGTCAAATTATCAGGAGCAAACTTTGGCTGCAATAGGCGAGGTATGCGTTTTATTCACACTTAAAAGTACCttttttaacatatatatatattatctggATTTGTTTTCCACAGGACTTATTTTGTATAGCGACAGATCAACCTTTCCGGTTCCCTTCTTCCTTCGCTTTTCTAATTAGGGCATTTTCCACTCTTGAAGGTAAGCTTGAAATTATGTGTGTATGTACGTTAGGcgtgttcaagatcggattatccggttttcagATAGTGAATAACTGAATCTtaatatccgaatccgaaatttcggatacggatatctaaacggatatccgaatatataaaaaaaatcaaaaaaatttgtTTCGTGCATAGATAAAAACTAAACCTGtattccatcatcatcatcatactcagtaaatcccaccaatagcaaagctaaggtagcgtctgaggagggtaa contains the following coding sequences:
- the LOC110889675 gene encoding protein ACTIVITY OF BC1 COMPLEX KINASE 7, chloroplastic → MTAIPASNSCYCHVQLVNQGITPHNLSFSTSVSIQNLVTHERRPHKIVKFHRFHVQMQQTGSPMKPGTNGQLSKVYTNGRPILGSKGQPITMVPIHEAVNNKPLSKQRSQTANGPIRIGNGTSLVKREVTPPLIKSVGVKQHTGFPPSEEYKVLPSDESFRWANENYNSVQRSIDVWSFVLSLRVRVLLDNAKWTYPGSFTEEKQKNRRRKTASWVRERVLQLGPTFIKLGQLFSSRSDLFPHEFVDELAKLQDRVPAFTAAKAKGFIEKELGAPVDVLFREFEEQPIAAASLGQVHRAILHNGEKVVIKVQRPGLKKLFDIDLRNLKLVAEYFQRSETLGGPTRDWMGVYDECKKILYQEIDYIHEGKNADRFRRDFRNIKWVRVPQVFWDYTATKVLTLEYVPGIKINNLDAIKQRGYSRSRISTHAIESYLIQILKTGFFHADPHPGNLAIDVDESLIYYDFGMMGEIKSLTRERLMDLFYAIYEKDAKKVMNSLISLEALKPTGDMSSVRRSIQFFLDNSLNQSNYQEQTLAAIGEDLFCIATDQPFRFPSSFAFLIRAFSTLEGIGYSLDPNFSFVKIASPYIQELLDLKEQQPSGTQLVAEMRKQADDARSNTMSMPYRVQRIEEFVKQLEVGDLKLRVRVLESERAARKATMLQMATMYTVIGGTLINLGVAFSTLGKQLLAKGSFVAAGILIALLIRSMQRVKNHDKFEKMI